Proteins co-encoded in one Pseudoalteromonas sp. MEBiC 03607 genomic window:
- the tssF gene encoding type VI secretion system baseplate subunit TssF: MNDELLKYYNRELAYVRHLGKDFAEKYPKVAGRLKLTDEVIEDPHVSRLVESFAFLTANIRQKLDDSFPELTDALLGQLYPDYQAPIPSLSIVKLESENLSTTGVIIPRGSELETNVEGMKQCKFQSCFDTNLWPVEITAAQFDNSPFIAPKPKFNEPAKAIFKLQLTGEYDGVSLHETELNDLKIYIHGQWHYALKVYELLFKHCIGIAVDNGDEGVHYLSKTHLKSVGFEEHEAVVPYSMRSSSAYRLLVENFIFPEKFKFFELQNIRSVLPRNASTTTLYFYLDVESSELEKQVDKDMFLMGCTPIINLYEQELEPIRPELSEYEYKLAPRYIDSEISEVISLEEVVAFDHKGNKQIVTPFYAQTHPKYQEHKDLYWHTRRETALWAGGYAEAGTETYLSLVNGGFENSAQALSEGNTVVTARAQCSNRNLPASLPFGDDELGFTLPKRGDVIKKIRCLVAPTHAVRPVLGSNTRWQLINHLTLDSFSGEQSAEKLKETLRLYDFKATPQSKGMIDNIYSVKIEPATARVVQNGRVAFAAGTDIEITFANDDYAGSGVFFFASVLDCFFSQFASINSFTRLSLKLKEQDRVYHQWPARVGSGVLL; encoded by the coding sequence ATGAATGATGAATTATTAAAATATTACAATCGTGAATTAGCGTATGTGCGCCACCTTGGGAAAGACTTTGCAGAAAAATACCCAAAAGTGGCAGGCAGGTTAAAACTTACAGACGAAGTGATAGAAGATCCTCATGTTTCAAGGTTAGTCGAATCATTTGCATTTTTAACTGCCAACATTAGGCAAAAACTTGATGATAGCTTTCCTGAGTTAACGGATGCGCTTTTAGGCCAGCTCTATCCAGACTACCAAGCGCCTATCCCTTCATTATCAATTGTAAAGTTAGAGTCAGAAAACCTATCAACGACAGGAGTCATTATTCCTCGCGGGAGTGAGCTTGAAACCAATGTAGAAGGAATGAAACAGTGTAAATTTCAAAGCTGTTTTGATACCAATTTGTGGCCCGTAGAGATAACAGCTGCTCAGTTTGATAACAGTCCTTTTATTGCGCCTAAACCAAAGTTTAATGAACCTGCTAAAGCGATATTTAAGTTACAACTGACAGGTGAGTATGATGGCGTTTCATTACATGAAACAGAGCTAAATGATCTAAAAATTTATATTCATGGACAATGGCATTATGCGCTCAAAGTATACGAACTATTGTTTAAACATTGCATCGGAATAGCAGTAGATAATGGCGATGAGGGAGTGCATTACCTCTCGAAAACTCATTTAAAATCAGTTGGATTTGAGGAGCATGAAGCTGTTGTTCCTTACTCAATGCGTTCTTCATCAGCATATAGGCTATTAGTCGAAAACTTTATTTTCCCTGAAAAGTTCAAGTTCTTTGAGTTACAAAATATTCGCTCGGTACTCCCTCGCAATGCCAGTACAACAACACTTTATTTTTATTTAGATGTTGAGTCTAGCGAGTTGGAGAAGCAAGTAGATAAAGACATGTTCTTGATGGGCTGCACGCCAATCATAAATTTATATGAACAAGAACTTGAACCGATCCGCCCAGAGCTAAGCGAATATGAGTATAAGCTCGCACCACGCTATATCGACTCTGAAATATCTGAAGTTATTAGCCTTGAAGAGGTGGTTGCATTTGACCACAAGGGGAATAAACAGATAGTGACGCCTTTTTATGCGCAAACACACCCTAAATATCAAGAGCATAAAGATCTCTATTGGCATACTCGACGAGAAACAGCACTTTGGGCTGGTGGCTATGCTGAGGCGGGAACCGAAACCTATTTATCATTAGTAAATGGTGGCTTCGAAAATAGTGCGCAAGCTCTCAGTGAGGGAAATACGGTGGTAACAGCACGCGCTCAATGCAGTAATCGTAATCTACCAGCTAGTTTACCTTTTGGTGATGATGAACTTGGTTTTACATTGCCAAAGCGTGGCGATGTAATAAAAAAAATCAGGTGTTTAGTTGCACCAACTCATGCGGTAAGACCTGTGCTTGGCAGTAATACTCGCTGGCAATTGATCAATCATCTGACTCTTGATTCATTTAGTGGTGAGCAAAGTGCAGAGAAATTAAAAGAAACATTGAGGCTATATGATTTTAAAGCAACACCCCAATCAAAAGGGATGATAGATAACATCTATAGCGTCAAAATTGAACCTGCAACCGCGCGTGTCGTGCAAAACGGTCGAGTCGCTTTTGCAGCAGGAACTGACATTGAAATTACATTTGCAAATGATGATTACGCTGGTAGTGGGGTGTTCTTTTTTGCTTCAGTTCTTGATTGTTTCTTCTCGCAATTTGCATCAATTAATAGCTTTACACGCTTAAGTCTAAAGTTAAAAGAACAAGATCGAGTTTATCATCAGTGGCCAGCTAGAGTAGGTTCCGGAGTGCTACTATGA
- the tssB gene encoding type VI secretion system contractile sheath small subunit, translating into MSIHDKLKRVRKPRVHITYDVETEGAIVKKELPFVVGVMGDFSGHNKEVLKPLKDRRFIQIDRENFNDVLKKMSPSLKLDVDNTLTDDGTKFSVNLNFKSIDDFEPAAVVNQVEPLRNLMETRNKLRDLMTKIDRSEELENVLEEVLSNTASLDSIAKELKLEESEK; encoded by the coding sequence ATGAGTATCCATGACAAATTAAAACGTGTACGTAAACCTAGAGTACACATTACCTATGATGTTGAAACTGAAGGTGCAATTGTAAAAAAAGAGCTTCCTTTTGTAGTTGGGGTAATGGGGGATTTTTCAGGTCATAATAAAGAAGTATTAAAACCTTTAAAAGACCGTCGTTTTATTCAAATCGATAGAGAAAACTTTAATGATGTTTTAAAAAAAATGAGCCCGTCTCTTAAGTTAGATGTTGATAATACTTTAACTGATGATGGTACTAAATTTAGTGTAAACCTTAACTTCAAAAGTATCGACGACTTTGAGCCAGCGGCTGTAGTAAATCAAGTTGAACCACTGCGTAACCTTATGGAGACACGCAATAAACTTCGTGACCTCATGACTAAGATTGACCGCTCAGAAGAACTAGAAAATGTTTTAGAAGAAGTGTTAAGTAACACAGCGAGTCTAGATTCAATTGCAAAAGAGCTAAAGTTAGAGGAGTCTGAAAAATGA
- a CDS encoding protein phosphatase 2C domain-containing protein, with translation MNKNFISYAVSHRGVVRELNEDAYIELNKYNIWVVADGMGGHEAGDFASQLVVDVIKAEVEELPASSISTEMLIKAIKSANTKLLEYSSDFLANKTAGTTVTVLFFKDNKYSAIWVGDSRIYLYRANGLLQLSRDHSQINDLIDEGLLTEQEAINHPLANVITRAVGVQNELSVDCVEGDLLTDDIFLLCSDGLTGELSDSEISIALGPKNIIDSGMALIHSTLVRGARDNVTFILVKNEESDKSNNKKLVNDDLTVPLLLSK, from the coding sequence GTGAATAAAAATTTTATTAGTTATGCCGTGTCTCATCGCGGAGTCGTTCGAGAACTTAACGAAGATGCTTATATTGAACTTAATAAGTATAACATTTGGGTTGTTGCAGACGGTATGGGAGGGCATGAAGCGGGCGATTTTGCAAGTCAGCTAGTGGTAGATGTTATCAAGGCTGAAGTCGAAGAGTTACCTGCGTCATCAATTTCAACCGAGATGTTGATCAAGGCAATAAAAAGTGCCAATACAAAACTGCTTGAATATAGCAGTGATTTTTTAGCTAACAAAACGGCCGGTACAACAGTTACCGTATTGTTTTTCAAAGATAATAAGTATTCAGCAATTTGGGTAGGTGATAGCAGAATATACCTTTACAGAGCGAATGGGTTGTTACAGTTATCTCGAGACCACAGTCAAATTAATGATTTAATTGACGAGGGCTTACTCACAGAGCAAGAAGCAATAAATCACCCATTAGCGAATGTAATTACACGCGCAGTAGGGGTACAAAATGAATTATCAGTCGATTGTGTTGAAGGTGATTTATTAACTGATGATATTTTCCTACTTTGTTCTGATGGATTAACTGGTGAGTTAAGTGACTCAGAAATTAGTATTGCTTTAGGTCCTAAAAATATAATTGATTCTGGTATGGCTTTAATTCACTCCACTCTTGTGCGTGGTGCAAGAGATAATGTTACTTTTATTTTAGTGAAAAATGAAGAATCGGATAAATCTAATAATAAAAAACTAGTTAATGATGATTTGACTGTGCCCTTATTATTGAGTAAATAG
- the tssG gene encoding type VI secretion system baseplate subunit TssG — translation MIAQLLENATEIDFYKAVFVIESQLSSAAQQYRKVGYDCQPKLELIKFSSTQKFGFAGNAITNLKPAKNVEGITQFDMEVSFMGMTGCSGALPHFYSELVMQRLRYKDSTMRDFYDMFNHRLISLYYRAWKKYKPALNFANSNQDNHTKILALLSGGNAPHQLYFSGLFSRKTRNMADLRNILTFYLDCDVSINQFVGQWQPLKQSEQTRINSGGFAGQHARLGIDAIAGKQIWDISTKIEVIIEPKDEHQTARLLPKQDLWNLAHQIVGDFVGNQIQHSLIVKANFYKLGAKQLLKEQCQLGCNSFLLSENAAQNGKVSELSFKG, via the coding sequence ATGATTGCACAATTGCTCGAGAACGCGACAGAAATAGATTTTTACAAAGCCGTGTTTGTGATCGAGTCTCAGTTGTCGAGTGCGGCCCAGCAATATCGTAAAGTTGGCTATGATTGTCAGCCAAAACTAGAGCTGATTAAGTTTAGTTCAACACAAAAGTTTGGCTTTGCGGGTAATGCAATTACTAATTTAAAGCCCGCTAAAAACGTTGAAGGAATTACCCAATTTGATATGGAAGTATCATTTATGGGAATGACTGGCTGTTCAGGAGCATTGCCACATTTTTATAGTGAACTGGTGATGCAACGATTGCGCTATAAAGACAGTACAATGAGAGATTTCTACGATATGTTTAATCATCGTTTGATTTCGTTGTACTACCGAGCTTGGAAAAAGTATAAACCCGCGCTTAACTTTGCTAATAGTAATCAAGATAACCACACAAAAATTTTGGCACTTCTGAGTGGGGGGAATGCCCCTCATCAGCTTTATTTCAGTGGTCTTTTCAGTCGAAAGACGCGAAATATGGCAGATTTGCGCAATATTTTAACTTTCTATTTAGACTGTGATGTCAGCATAAACCAATTTGTAGGCCAGTGGCAGCCGCTAAAACAATCTGAGCAAACACGCATAAATAGTGGAGGGTTTGCAGGCCAGCATGCAAGGCTTGGTATTGATGCAATAGCAGGTAAGCAAATCTGGGATATCTCGACAAAGATCGAAGTTATTATCGAGCCCAAAGATGAGCACCAAACAGCCCGTCTTCTACCAAAGCAAGATCTTTGGAATTTAGCCCATCAAATTGTGGGTGATTTTGTTGGTAATCAAATCCAGCATTCACTGATAGTAAAAGCAAACTTTTATAAGCTTGGTGCAAAGCAATTATTAAAAGAACAATGTCAATTAGGCTGTAATAGTTTTCTGCTATCTGAAAACGCAGCTCAAAATGGCAAAGTCTCTGAACTTTCGTTCAAAGGATAA
- the tssC gene encoding type VI secretion system contractile sheath large subunit: MNCEEFSFIGADAVFSHNTASDIFENSALLERFLNEKETFKALLLWLEGSSDSPLQWDKESISSYLQLTIVKIDSLISKQLDQILHHPKLQQLEASWRNLWWLTLQTELSDKEKKVKLRLLDCDWNTLSRDVNKAIDFDQSSLFQLIYQNEFDRPGGEPFGVLIGDYEITNGNAPGTIYNDIDTLKEISKVAAASFSPFITAVSASLFGTNSFTDLGYQFDLYNQFEQVEYTKWRSFRAMEDARFVGLVLPHVLVRAPYKNDGTRHLDFLYTEKITAPETDMLWGNAAYQFVSTLVRAYAESGWFGQIRGIEPGKISKGIVTGLTKNYFSTDVYRKEAKPPIDLIVTSKLEKQFSELGFIPASSVTNTEHLVFYSNASAQQAKHYDSEASTVNARLSSMLQYILCVSRFAHYLKLLARDRVGSYSTAQACEQGLQAWVNNYTTASDSASEQIRSKYPLANAKVKVTENKSKPGHYFSVLQLQPHFQLDQMVSSIKLVTELSPHHQIKE, encoded by the coding sequence ATGAATTGTGAAGAGTTTTCATTCATAGGAGCTGACGCTGTATTTTCTCATAATACAGCGTCTGATATCTTCGAAAATAGTGCTTTATTGGAACGCTTTCTAAATGAGAAAGAGACATTTAAAGCACTGTTATTATGGCTTGAAGGCTCTTCTGATTCGCCACTGCAGTGGGATAAAGAGTCAATCAGTTCATATTTGCAACTGACCATTGTTAAAATAGACTCGCTTATTTCAAAGCAATTAGATCAGATTTTACACCACCCAAAGTTACAACAATTAGAAGCTAGCTGGCGCAATTTGTGGTGGTTAACTTTACAAACAGAACTCAGTGATAAAGAAAAAAAAGTAAAGTTACGCCTGTTAGATTGTGATTGGAATACATTATCGAGAGATGTTAATAAGGCTATCGATTTCGATCAAAGTAGCCTCTTTCAATTAATTTATCAAAATGAGTTCGACCGCCCAGGTGGAGAGCCTTTTGGTGTATTGATTGGTGATTACGAAATTACCAACGGGAATGCACCGGGTACAATTTACAACGATATAGACACCTTAAAAGAAATTTCGAAAGTAGCCGCAGCCTCCTTTTCGCCATTTATTACTGCTGTGTCAGCAAGCTTATTTGGTACAAACAGTTTTACTGATCTTGGCTACCAATTCGATTTATATAATCAATTTGAACAGGTCGAATATACCAAGTGGCGTAGCTTTAGAGCCATGGAAGATGCGCGTTTTGTTGGTCTTGTATTGCCGCATGTTTTAGTCAGAGCACCCTATAAAAACGACGGTACCCGTCACTTAGACTTTTTATATACAGAAAAAATAACAGCACCAGAAACAGATATGTTATGGGGAAACGCCGCGTACCAATTTGTGTCGACTTTAGTGCGTGCTTATGCTGAAAGTGGTTGGTTTGGTCAAATTAGAGGGATTGAGCCAGGTAAAATATCTAAAGGTATCGTTACCGGGTTGACGAAAAATTACTTTTCAACCGATGTATATAGAAAAGAAGCTAAGCCACCAATAGATTTGATTGTGACCAGTAAATTAGAAAAGCAATTTTCTGAACTTGGGTTTATACCAGCCTCATCCGTGACTAATACTGAGCATCTGGTTTTTTATAGTAACGCTTCGGCTCAGCAAGCCAAGCACTACGATAGTGAAGCATCGACAGTAAATGCCCGCTTATCGTCTATGCTGCAATATATTTTATGTGTGTCACGTTTTGCTCACTATTTAAAGCTGCTAGCGCGTGATCGGGTTGGTTCTTATAGTACAGCTCAAGCTTGTGAACAAGGCTTGCAAGCATGGGTTAATAACTACACGACAGCATCGGATTCTGCCTCAGAGCAAATAAGAAGTAAGTATCCTTTGGCAAATGCGAAAGTGAAAGTGACCGAAAATAAATCGAAGCCAGGCCACTACTTTTCTGTCTTACAACTACAACCTCATTTTCAGCTTGATCAAATGGTATCAAGTATCAAATTAGTGACTGAACTAAGTCCTCATCATCAAATAAAGGAATAA
- a CDS encoding type VI secretion system accessory protein TagJ, which yields MKKIHECIRNGKLADALEYCAQKLKDDPLNFDIRSAYTELLCVNGELEKADKQLDFMVTKSPELAVGAVNLRHLIRAEQARQDFYEGKAAPKLFHEADELDEIFLQMHIALREENLKEATEKAAKVESFRTNSANEQLTAIRDIDDSLNPFLEILGTNGEFYLARFDEIEKFEVQPIESIVEQIWLRVEVTIKDGPVGTAHIPVVYPHSKSEIEKLGQVTEWQELSEEMYLGRGMKMLFINDEAVLLSELGSFIN from the coding sequence ATGAAAAAGATCCATGAGTGTATCCGCAATGGAAAATTAGCAGATGCATTAGAGTACTGCGCACAAAAACTAAAAGATGATCCACTGAATTTTGATATCCGCAGCGCTTATACGGAATTGTTGTGTGTTAATGGTGAACTTGAAAAAGCGGATAAACAATTAGATTTTATGGTGACTAAATCACCTGAGTTAGCAGTTGGTGCTGTTAATTTAAGACACTTAATCAGGGCCGAGCAAGCACGACAAGATTTTTATGAAGGTAAAGCGGCTCCAAAGCTATTTCATGAAGCAGATGAACTCGATGAGATATTTCTACAGATGCATATTGCTTTACGTGAAGAAAATTTAAAAGAAGCGACAGAAAAAGCAGCCAAAGTTGAGTCTTTCAGAACTAATTCAGCAAATGAGCAACTTACTGCAATCAGAGATATTGATGATTCATTAAACCCATTTCTGGAAATTTTGGGGACCAACGGTGAGTTTTATTTAGCTCGCTTTGATGAAATCGAAAAATTTGAAGTTCAACCAATAGAGTCAATCGTTGAGCAAATTTGGCTACGTGTTGAGGTTACTATCAAAGATGGGCCTGTAGGTACAGCTCACATCCCAGTTGTTTACCCACACTCAAAGAGTGAAATAGAAAAACTAGGCCAAGTGACTGAATGGCAAGAATTAAGTGAAGAAATGTACTTAGGACGTGGAATGAAAATGCTGTTTATAAATGATGAAGCAGTCTTATTGTCTGAACTTGGTTCTTTCATCAATTGA
- the tssC gene encoding type VI secretion system contractile sheath large subunit, with product MSTETLAQELDTAATTESASLLTQAIGATKQTDASRAEELLRTLTEEALKGTVQWNKNMTVTFNEAIQLIDQKISKQLSVIMHNEDFQKLEGSWRGLNHLVMNSDTGSTLKIRVLNMKKKELHKDLSKAVEFDQSQTFKKIYESEFGTPGGEPYGTIVGDFEFTNHPEDVETLSLMSNVAAAGFCPFISASSPSLFGFDSWEELTKPRDLEKVFESLEYTKWRSFRDSDDSRFVSLTMPRFLSRLPYGAASKPVEEFNYEEFEVDELAGRSVSTDNGDYCWSNAAYAMATNMTKAFSQYGFCTAIRGAEGGGKVEGLPTHIFTSDDGDPDLKCPTEIGITDRREAELSKLGFLPLCHYKNTDYAVFFGGQSCQKPQVYSTPDATANAAISARLPYLMATSRFAHYLKVMARDKIGSFMEAEDVESWLNRWILSYVNATEGGGQDIRARYPLADAKVSVKEIPGQPGAYNAVAWLRPWLQMEELTSSLRLVAKIPEIG from the coding sequence ATGAGCACCGAAACACTAGCACAAGAATTAGACACAGCAGCAACGACAGAATCGGCGTCGTTATTAACCCAAGCGATTGGCGCAACGAAACAAACCGATGCAAGTCGTGCTGAAGAGCTACTTCGAACTTTAACTGAAGAAGCTTTAAAAGGCACTGTTCAATGGAATAAAAACATGACGGTGACTTTCAATGAAGCTATTCAACTGATCGATCAAAAAATTTCGAAACAGCTTAGTGTTATCATGCACAATGAAGACTTTCAAAAATTAGAAGGTTCATGGCGTGGTCTTAATCATTTGGTGATGAATTCAGATACAGGCTCAACATTAAAAATCCGTGTACTAAATATGAAGAAGAAAGAGCTTCATAAAGATTTAAGTAAAGCGGTTGAGTTTGATCAAAGCCAAACATTCAAAAAAATCTATGAGTCAGAATTTGGTACACCAGGCGGTGAACCTTACGGCACTATTGTTGGTGATTTTGAGTTTACTAATCACCCAGAAGATGTTGAAACACTCAGCTTAATGTCAAATGTTGCTGCTGCTGGTTTCTGTCCGTTCATTTCGGCATCATCACCTTCACTCTTTGGTTTTGATAGTTGGGAAGAGCTCACTAAACCAAGAGATCTTGAAAAAGTATTTGAATCTCTTGAATACACTAAATGGCGCTCATTTAGAGACAGCGATGATTCACGCTTTGTTTCACTCACGATGCCAAGATTTTTATCTCGTTTACCTTACGGTGCAGCATCTAAACCTGTTGAAGAATTCAACTATGAAGAGTTTGAAGTTGATGAGCTTGCCGGTCGCTCTGTAAGTACTGATAACGGTGATTATTGCTGGAGTAATGCTGCCTATGCGATGGCGACGAACATGACAAAAGCATTCTCTCAATATGGTTTTTGTACTGCTATTCGTGGTGCTGAAGGCGGCGGTAAAGTAGAAGGTTTACCAACCCATATATTCACTAGTGATGATGGTGATCCTGATCTTAAGTGCCCAACAGAGATTGGTATTACTGATCGACGTGAAGCAGAGTTAAGTAAGCTTGGTTTCTTACCACTGTGTCATTATAAAAATACAGATTACGCTGTGTTCTTTGGTGGACAATCGTGCCAAAAGCCGCAAGTTTACTCAACGCCTGATGCAACTGCCAATGCTGCTATTTCAGCACGCTTGCCTTACCTTATGGCTACTTCTCGCTTTGCTCATTATTTAAAAGTAATGGCACGTGATAAAATTGGTAGCTTTATGGAAGCTGAAGACGTTGAATCTTGGTTAAATCGTTGGATCTTATCTTACGTAAATGCAACAGAGGGTGGTGGTCAAGATATCAGAGCTCGTTATCCTTTAGCTGATGCAAAAGTTTCAGTTAAAGAAATTCCTGGTCAGCCTGGTGCTTATAATGCTGTTGCGTGGTTAAGACCATGGTTACAAATGGAAGAGTTAACGTCATCACTTAGATTGGTTGCCAAAATCCCTGAGATTGGTTAA
- the tssA gene encoding type VI secretion system protein TssA produces the protein MFVFDEYIAPISEDAFAGIEPRSDVSPTSTYYSLKDMRNQLRAAERLALVDDEGIASLARDWQPLLEQCSAALKSESKDIEYLAWFIEALCRVYGFKGLAFGFRVAHELISNHFELLYPSLDEGDEISDKVSALVGLNGVAGDGALIIPIKSIALTDSQNYEPFTYWEYQQAYDISRLNDEKREKKIAQGAIDFELIEKSAQETPAEFFLDLKNGIEEALTEFSALSIALDAATEQSQPTSNIKQALEECLNAVLHLGKDKLKSLEVKSIQEPQDNERVEDDASIAENTNRNDAVINSRESAINKLQEIAQFFRKTEPHSPMSYTIEQVIRWSELSLPELLNELITDSDARTGYFKLSGIKVSETETE, from the coding sequence ATGTTTGTATTTGATGAATATATAGCTCCAATTAGCGAAGATGCATTCGCGGGCATTGAGCCTAGATCAGATGTATCTCCTACCTCAACGTATTATTCCTTAAAAGATATGCGTAATCAGCTACGTGCTGCCGAGCGCCTTGCACTCGTTGATGATGAGGGCATAGCTTCTCTTGCTCGTGACTGGCAGCCATTGTTAGAACAATGCAGCGCAGCATTAAAATCAGAAAGTAAAGATATTGAATATTTAGCCTGGTTTATTGAAGCATTATGTCGTGTATATGGTTTTAAAGGTTTGGCATTTGGCTTTCGAGTTGCACATGAGCTTATAAGTAATCATTTTGAGTTACTCTATCCATCACTTGATGAAGGCGATGAAATATCTGATAAAGTTTCTGCTCTTGTTGGTTTAAATGGCGTAGCGGGTGATGGCGCGCTTATCATCCCTATTAAAAGTATCGCTCTAACAGATAGCCAAAATTATGAACCATTTACTTACTGGGAATATCAGCAAGCTTACGACATATCTAGGCTCAATGATGAGAAAAGAGAAAAGAAAATAGCGCAAGGCGCTATTGATTTTGAATTAATAGAAAAAAGTGCCCAAGAAACTCCTGCTGAGTTTTTCCTCGATTTAAAAAACGGCATTGAAGAGGCTCTCACAGAATTTAGTGCATTAAGCATTGCACTTGATGCTGCTACTGAACAGTCACAACCCACTTCTAATATTAAGCAAGCACTCGAGGAATGCTTAAATGCAGTTTTGCATTTAGGCAAAGATAAGCTCAAATCTCTTGAAGTCAAATCAATACAAGAACCACAAGACAATGAGCGAGTGGAAGATGATGCATCTATAGCTGAGAATACTAATCGCAATGATGCGGTAATCAACAGCCGAGAAAGTGCGATAAATAAGTTGCAAGAAATAGCACAGTTTTTCAGAAAGACAGAACCGCATTCACCTATGTCTTACACCATTGAACAAGTTATTCGATGGAGCGAATTATCGCTACCAGAATTATTAAATGAATTAATAACCGATAGTGATGCTAGGACCGGATACTTTAAGCTGTCTGGCATCAAAGTTAGCGAAACAGAAACCGAGTAA
- the tssE gene encoding type VI secretion system baseplate subunit TssE: MIASKQPLKASILDRLIDDEPDVQDSPQRTDGISLSLLKSYVRRDIEALLNARIQWHTWPSQYSELATSCLSYGLPDFSSMVVSSHEGRAALCEKVRDAILRFEPRFIEVEVLVDEELPLNRVLNLRINALLYADPEPEYISFNSEVEPVSLGMKIYESSL, translated from the coding sequence ATGATTGCAAGCAAACAGCCGCTCAAAGCATCAATTTTAGATCGTTTGATTGATGACGAGCCAGATGTACAGGACTCGCCACAGCGAACGGATGGTATCAGCTTATCACTTTTAAAAAGTTACGTAAGACGAGATATCGAGGCGTTACTAAATGCTCGGATCCAGTGGCATACATGGCCAAGTCAATACAGTGAGCTTGCAACATCGTGTTTATCATACGGATTGCCTGATTTTTCGAGCATGGTTGTAAGTTCGCATGAGGGGCGAGCAGCGTTATGTGAAAAAGTTCGAGATGCGATTTTACGATTTGAGCCTAGGTTTATTGAAGTTGAAGTGTTAGTTGATGAAGAACTCCCCCTTAACCGAGTATTAAACCTAAGAATTAATGCCTTGTTATATGCCGATCCAGAGCCTGAATATATCAGTTTTAACTCTGAAGTTGAGCCAGTTAGTTTAGGTATGAAAATCTATGAGTCTTCACTATGA
- the tagF gene encoding type VI secretion system-associated protein TagF, with product MSDKAIGIGYLGKVPFLGDFVQEGISQQFSEHWEHWLQAAIAVSKEQLGAQWQERYLTSPVWHFALSENLITESAKVGTLLPSVDAVGRHYPFTVLIDSDSTPISALNSNQLSLDYEDAVLSVLDDSVDLSVWQKKVLNTLKVRHSPAKKFSKSLSPDENKSAVVFEFQGDELADGTIDDVLHSLLLNKYGDYSVWWTHGSINIKPVVFVTAGLPPVNQVAAMLDGRWQHWEWNYTQVSKCE from the coding sequence ATGTCCGACAAGGCTATAGGTATTGGCTATTTGGGCAAGGTTCCATTTTTGGGGGACTTTGTGCAAGAAGGGATCAGCCAACAGTTTTCAGAGCATTGGGAGCATTGGTTACAGGCTGCTATAGCAGTAAGTAAAGAACAGTTAGGTGCTCAGTGGCAAGAACGTTATTTAACAAGTCCAGTATGGCACTTTGCATTGTCTGAAAACTTAATCACAGAAAGCGCAAAAGTGGGGACACTTTTACCAAGTGTTGATGCTGTTGGGCGCCATTATCCCTTTACAGTTCTCATCGATAGCGATAGCACACCCATTTCGGCGTTAAATTCGAACCAGCTATCGCTTGATTATGAAGACGCTGTGTTATCTGTACTTGATGACAGTGTGGACTTGAGTGTTTGGCAGAAAAAGGTACTGAATACGCTTAAAGTTCGTCATTCACCCGCTAAAAAGTTCAGTAAAAGTCTTTCGCCAGATGAAAATAAATCTGCTGTTGTATTTGAGTTTCAAGGAGATGAATTAGCGGATGGGACTATAGATGATGTATTGCATTCACTTTTACTTAATAAGTATGGTGATTACAGCGTTTGGTGGACTCACGGCTCTATCAATATTAAACCTGTTGTTTTTGTGACCGCAGGTTTACCACCGGTAAATCAGGTGGCTGCAATGCTAGATGGACGTTGGCAGCATTGGGAATGGAATTATACCCAGGTAAGTAAGTGTGAATAA